TGGCCATGAGGGCATCCTGGCCGTATTGGCCCAGCTTTTGCACCACAAACCCGACCATGGTGATAGCAGAAATCTGAGCCAGCTGCCGCACTTGGCCTTGCACTACTAGGGCCAGCATTTTCCCGGCTAGCCAGGCCAGCACTGGCCAGAAGGCCACAAATACCAGAGTACAGAGCAGAGCCTGGGCGATGGTCAACCATTGCTGGCGAATCTGGGGCAGTAATTGCCAGTAGTTATTGCGGCGCCGTTTCACGCAAACTCCCAGTCAGACTACGCCCCATTACGCTATCAGGTTTCTGCTCTACACCGGTCTGACTTGTCCCGAAGGCTGAGCCTTGGTTCAATGACAGAGCAGTGCAGTGAGAGGGCGCTATGGTGACGGTGGTTGTGGCAACGGGAAATCCAGGCAAGCTGAAGGAGTTGCAAGCTCATTTGGCCGATTTGGCATGGCAACTGACCCTGAAGCCCCCTGAACTAGAGGTGGAAGAAACTGGTCAGACCTTCTTGGAAAATGCCCGCCTCAAGGCAGCTCAGGTGGCCCAGGCCACAGGACAATGGGCCATTGCCGATGACTCTGGTCTAGAGGTGGATGCCCTGGGGGGTGCCCCTGGCATCTATTCGGCTCGCTACGCTGATTCTGACGCCAGCCGCATCGAGCGGGTACTACGTGAGTTAGGCGACCGGCCTGAGCGGGGGGCTCAGTTTGTCTGTGCCTTAGCCTTGTCTCGTCCCGATGGCACCATTGCCCTAGAAACGGAGGGCATCTGTCGAGGTGAATTGCTTCTGGCGCCTCGGGGCATAGGTGGCTTCGGCTATGATCCCATCTTTTATTTGCCAGCTTTGGGCTTGACGTTTGCAGAAATGACATCGGCCCAGAAAGCAGAGCATAGCCATCGAGCCATTGCCTTCCGGCAGTTGCTGCCTCAGCTCAAGGCCCATCCCAGCCTAACCTAAGTTAAGAGGCATCTACCCTGGGCAGATGCCTCTTGCTGTTTAGGCTAAGCGTATCAGGGACTCGATATTCTCAGGCACCCCTGCAAGAGGGATGCCGAGATGAGTCCTGAGAGATCCCTTAGGCTTCCTTATTCATAAATTCCTGCAGTTGGGACATTGCTACCTTACCAATGTTGAAAACGGCCCAACCGCCTGCGATAAGAATAGGAAGCAACACAATGAGAACACGCCCGTCCATTCGAAATACCTCCTTCCCGACAGAAAGCTTAAACGGCTGTCACAATTCTCTCATAAATTTTCCTCGGCAGATTGGGGGATTTCCCTCCATCTGAAGACAATGGGCGGATTAAGGGGGGCTAAGGCCGAGATGAGCGTAATCGAGACGGCAGGCTATCCCAGCCATTGAGAATGGTTGGGTTACTGCCGGCATGTTGAGTCGGCATCAAGTGGTACTATTGGTTACGCTTTTGTCTACGGTTCATGGTAATACACCGGCAAATCTTGCCAGTACGCTATTGATTTTGCTGATAGATTGACTGCTTCCAGGAAATTGTGGTGATCTGGGATGATGGCTGCTCTCGGTTGCTGTCCTACTGTTCAAGTCATCAGGTAGCTCATGCTCACTGCCCTTTCTATGCTGGCGTTCGCGCCACTGTTTGCATCGGTTCCAGAATCGGCGGTGGACAGCCCGCCACCCACCGTGACGGCATCCGCCTCGTCGTCACCGGGGCAATCTGGTGATATGGTCCAGCGCCACGAAGTGCGTGCTTTACCGGGGCAGCTGGATGGAATTCCTATGTTTAACAGCAACAGCCCTGAGGTGGTGCAGCGGGAGGGCATTTTGTTGTCGACCTTCCCAGCGGAGGAGATGGCCGCGCCCCGGGCTCACCTAGACTTTCCTCTGCAGGGGCGGTTTAATCTGTTTGCCCACCACATTGCTCGGGGGCTGACTCAGACTGATCGGCGCTCTTTGTTCCTAGGGGTATTGGTTCATAACCCGGGGCAACAGCCCGTGAAGCTAGAGGTGCTGCAGGGGGTCAGTTATCTCAGTCAAGAAGCTCCCTTTCACGATTTACCCGCCTATGTAGCTAATCCCAACGGTAATGTCTATGCCGGGCCGGGCAGCCGTACCATGACGGACATGCTGCAGGATAAGCCTCAGGAGCATTGGCCTGATCGGATTACGATTCCCCCTGGTCATGTCAGTCTGTTGATGAATGTGCCGATTCCGCTGCGACGCTTGACGGTGCCTACCAACGGCACCCTACCGCCTGGTTCCCCGATTCCAGTGAAGCCGACCGATGTGATTGCGGCGTTGCCTCATATGCAGCTTGGCTTGCCGCTGCAGAGTGGTAACTGGATGGCTGGCTCACCGGCATTGGCGGATGGGCAGGCGTTACCCAGCAATGGCCGTACGGCCTTGATGTATCTATCTAGTGATGGTCCGGTGCATCTGGCCAGTCTGGCCATGTATGCTCCCCGCTTAGCCAATGGGGATGAACGGGTGCCGACCCTCTCGGAATGGATTGCCTTGCTGAAGACGGGAGATTTGGCTGGTCCCCGGGATATTTCCCCTACACCGCCGGAGAATAAGTCTGCGGAGCCCTTTTATTACGGTCGGGTGGCAGGGGTAGCCCAGGGAGAACGGTGGGATGCGATCGCAACCGACGATCCCGATAGCGATAGCCTCAGCATTCCCAACCCTGGGGAAGCCTTTTCCTACGTCATCAGCACCCTGGACCGCAACACCCTGGGCACTGGTCAGATCCAGAGTGCTCCCATGCTGGCCCGCTATCCCGACACCGCCTATCGCGCCCACGGCAACTATGGGGTGCACTACTCCCTCACCCTGCCCCTGAAGAACCCCACCGACGATGCTCAGATGGTGCTGCTCAAGTTTCAAACCCCACTGCAGGATGAATCCCTGAAAGACGGGCTGCGGTTTCGCCAGCCCCCCGATGATGCCATCTTTTTCCGCGGTACCGTGCGGATTCAGGCCACCAATCGTCTAGGCCTGCAGCAGAGTCGCTATGTGCATTTGGTGCAACGCCGAGGTCAGGCCGGTGAACCGCTGCTGAAGCTAGAGCTACCCCCAGGGGAGCAACGCCAGGTAGTTGTCGACTTTCTCTATCCCCCTGACGCCACGCCCCCCCAGGTGATTACGGTGCAGACCACCGATCCCTATGGGGGAATCGAAGCTAGGGCGCCCCAAGACTAATTCTGCGGGTGAAATCTGTCACAGGAGGGAGTCCGTGTTGGCCCCCTTTTCTGCAATGCCCCTATAGAGACCTATGAAGGAGCTGTTTTCTGCAAGTCCTCCAGGGCACTGATAACAAAGGTGGCGGCAGGATGTTTCACCAACTGCTTTAGGGTGGCCGTGCCTCCGGCTTTCAGGGCACTAAACAACCGCTGCAGCAGGGGCGGATGCTGCTGAATCTGTGCCACCGCTTCGGTGGCGACGGCCATGTGGTTAGTCACCCCTTGCCCCGGATGCTGGGTCGAAAGCTGCTGCAACAGGATTTGCAAATCCGCTGACACAGCCATGAGTGACTGCTCGTCAGCCGTATCCATATGCTGCTGGATCTGATTCCCCACGGCGATCTGGCCGCTGTTGTCATGGGCATTGATATGGGCATTGATGGCCCCAGGATCGGGAGTATTCGCAGAAGTCATGGTGGATCTCCTCAAAAAGATGGACAACATTACAGTGTTTGATCGGTTTTTAGGGGGGGTGGTTAAATGAGATCCCCACCGCCAGCACCATTGCCATTAGACGATGGGGCACCCTCGCTGCCACCAGCACCATTGGTACTGCCTGATCCCCGGCCGGACGACCCAGTCGACCCAGGATCTGGAGGGCTTTGAGTGTCCTGCGGCAACTGCATGGTGCCTTGAAGCGGCACGGTCAGCGGGCTATTGGGATCATTGCTGGTGATGGTCAGGGACTCAATCTGCAGGGGAGCATCTCCCTGGTTCCGAATCGTCAGCTCCTGTTGGCGACCATTGCCCACCAACGCTTCATAGGGCACAGACCCAAAGTCTATCTCTGCAGGCTGAGCCACGGCTAAAGGAGCGGTGACGGGCTCAGAGGGGGGCTCTGTCACCGTGACGGCAACGGTGGCGGTGGCGGTGCGGTGACCGGCTTGCACCTGATAGGTAAAGCGATCCGCGCCCACGAACTGTTCAGACAGATAGGTGACAGATCCGTCGTCATTGCGAGTCACGCTGCCGTGCTCAGGCGCCGACACGGATAACAACTCCAGGGGCTCTCCCGCCGGATCTCGATCGTTGTCTAGGGGGAAGAGGGTCACGGCTTGCCCGACTTCGGTGGTGATCTGGTCATCTGTCACCTGGATCTCTGGTGGTGGTAGTACTGTAATGGCAATGGTGGCGGTGTCTGTTTGGGAGCCGTCAGTGAGGGTGTAGGTGATGCGATCGCGTCCGGAGAAATCAGGCTCGGGGGTATAGGTAATGGTGCCCGCGGCCTCATCGATGGCTAGCTGGCCATGGTCTGGTGGCGTTACAGTGTCCAGCCGTAGAGTATCGCCGCGATCATTGTCCAGGGGACGAATCTCCACGGCCTCTCTGTAGGCGGTGTCAACGGCATCATTCACGGCCTCTAAGGGGGCAGCCACGACGGAGACTTCGATCAACGCCTGCTGACGCTGCTCGCCATTGCTAGCCCCATACTCGAAGGTGTCGAGGCCAGAGAAGCCGGGGTCAGGCGTATACCGCAGGCGATTCGAGCCTAGACGCTCTAGGCGGCCATGGGCTGGTGTGGCCACCTCTTCCAGCCTCAGGGGTTGCCCCAAGGGATCTCGATCATTGGCTAGGGGCGCGATCTCCACTGGCTGTTCCTGGGGAGTCTCCACGAAGTCATGGTTGAGTTGCAGGGGAACCGTAGGCAAGACCTCTATCTGAACCGCGGCCGCGGCCCTGCGATCGCCATCACTGACCGTGTAGATAAAGCCATCCTGCCCGGAAAACTGGGTTGCTGGCCGGTAGAGGAGACTGCCATCGCTCTGGCGTTCTACTCGACCGTGGGCTGGGGCCGTGACCTCAGTAATCTGCAGTGCCTGGCCCCTAGGATCGCGATCATTGTGCAGAGGCGTAATCCTGACCGGCTGGCCGTAGGCGGTCTGGACAAAATCATCAAACGCTTGAATCGGCTCAGGAGCTGCCACCGCCACCTCAACCAGCCCCTTGGCCGTATGATCACCATCGCTAACGGTGTACTCAAACCGCTCTGAGCCGGAGAAGCGGGGGGCGGGCGTATAGGTCAGGCTACCGTCGCCGTGCACCTGCACCCGCCCCTGCAAAGGCTGCTGCAGCGCCACGATGGCCAGGGGATTGCCATCACGATCTCGATCATTCTGCAAAGGGACAATCTGTACTGCCTGACCATAGGCGGTTGTGACAATATCCGGTAATGCTTGAGGCGGATGAGAAGGCCTCACGGGAGGACTAGGAGGCTGAGGAGACGGGGAAAAACTGGGGCCACTACCAGAGGATTCGGTCTCAGGAGAGGCAAAAGGTTGAATGCTAATATCCGCCAATTGGTCTTCGATCTCATTCGGATCTAAGGAAGGACTGTCTTCAAACGGTGTCGACTCTGGGCCAAGGTTTTTAATTGCCTCGGCCGCCATTACAGCTAAGGCTGTGGTGGTGCCACCGGCCAGCAGCAGCAGCGGTAGGTTTTTGCCCGTGAGTAGGGACCAGCGCTGGGGCGGCGCTGGACTCGATGGCATCGGTTGGCAGCGCAGTGCCGCCAAGCTTTGGCTGAGGTCGTCAGGGTCACTGTCCAGGAAGTCCTCTGCCGGTGATGGGTCGACGTCGATGTCCTCCTCGATAGGATCGGCGTCTTTCTCATCAGAGTCAGCATTAGGCCCCAAGAGTAACTCCAGGTTATGGCGGGTGACGGCGATGGCATCGGCATTGCCCAGGCTCTGACGCAGTTCTAGGGCCTCCGTCAGGGCGCTCAGGGCAGTGTCTCGATCCCCAAGGCACAGGGCTCGTGTCCCCAACTGATGCAACGCCCATGCGGTCTGGGCAGTGTCTGCCAGGGCTCGGGCTGCCTGCAGCAGGATGCCCAGCAGCAAGAACCAGGCTCCCCAGCGATGCGATCGCATCAGCTGCGGCTCGATGGCCCGAGCCAAAATAATGGCCTCCTGATAATGGCCTTGATCCACGGCCCATGCCGCCAGATACTGCATGGGATCAATGTCTTCTGGTGGAATCGCCTCGCTGGGCAGCTGCCCTACCCAAGTGACATAGCGCTCCAGTAAGACCTGCCGGCTCTGCTCAATGGGCCAGCGTTGGGCCAAGCCCTCCGCCAGATTCGGGGCCAGGGAGTAAGCATTGCCTTCTAGTTGCACCAGCCGCAGCTGCTCCAGGCTCTGCAGCACCTGGCGGGTCTCCGGCAGCGAGGAGATCACGGGTGATGACAGGCGAGCTAGCTGCTCGACGGTCATGGCCAGGGCCTCCAGGGCAGTCAGGATAGCTAGGATGAGCTGCTGCTGCCGCTTACGAGTGCTAGACGCACTCAGCAGCACTCGATCTCGGGTCTTGGCAGCCTGCTGAGCCAATTTAGCCAGGGAGCGCCGCTCCTGACGATGGAGGGCACTAGCCTGCAGAATCCGCAGGGGATGCCCCTCCAGGTGTTGGCATAGAGCCTCAGCGTGAGCATATTCAGCGGGTCGCAGGGGACGCCCCAGATCCTGTTGCAACAAGGCCACGGCCTCCGGTAAGGGTAGACCCGATAGCGGCAATGGTCTGCCATCTCCCCCGAGGCGACGCTCTGGAGCAGTGACCAGGAACAGGCACTGGGGCATTCGGTTCAGAAGTTGCTCGATGGCGGCGGCATCGAGTTGCAGATCGT
This portion of the Halomicronema hongdechloris C2206 genome encodes:
- a CDS encoding DUF3370 domain-containing protein; the protein is MLAFAPLFASVPESAVDSPPPTVTASASSSPGQSGDMVQRHEVRALPGQLDGIPMFNSNSPEVVQREGILLSTFPAEEMAAPRAHLDFPLQGRFNLFAHHIARGLTQTDRRSLFLGVLVHNPGQQPVKLEVLQGVSYLSQEAPFHDLPAYVANPNGNVYAGPGSRTMTDMLQDKPQEHWPDRITIPPGHVSLLMNVPIPLRRLTVPTNGTLPPGSPIPVKPTDVIAALPHMQLGLPLQSGNWMAGSPALADGQALPSNGRTALMYLSSDGPVHLASLAMYAPRLANGDERVPTLSEWIALLKTGDLAGPRDISPTPPENKSAEPFYYGRVAGVAQGERWDAIATDDPDSDSLSIPNPGEAFSYVISTLDRNTLGTGQIQSAPMLARYPDTAYRAHGNYGVHYSLTLPLKNPTDDAQMVLLKFQTPLQDESLKDGLRFRQPPDDAIFFRGTVRIQATNRLGLQQSRYVHLVQRRGQAGEPLLKLELPPGEQRQVVVDFLYPPDATPPQVITVQTTDPYGGIEARAPQD
- a CDS encoding Ig-like domain-containing protein; translated protein: MATAPQLAPTVVPSIAAHITGDNSGQIAVGDHILQLTNYGGLVNVAPPAQTAQVTRRSQPVKLLPRPFPHLIGRQQAQQLALQHLSIHQSVDVYGQPGIGKSVLVRHLLHSTTWKAYGDGIVYVSAHGKPRADLEQFLFEAFYDTDIPYRATDHELAHYLQPIQALVVLDDLQLDAAAIEQLLNRMPQCLFLVTAPERRLGGDGRPLPLSGLPLPEAVALLQQDLGRPLRPAEYAHAEALCQHLEGHPLRILQASALHRQERRSLAKLAQQAAKTRDRVLLSASSTRKRQQQLILAILTALEALAMTVEQLARLSSPVISSLPETRQVLQSLEQLRLVQLEGNAYSLAPNLAEGLAQRWPIEQSRQVLLERYVTWVGQLPSEAIPPEDIDPMQYLAAWAVDQGHYQEAIILARAIEPQLMRSHRWGAWFLLLGILLQAARALADTAQTAWALHQLGTRALCLGDRDTALSALTEALELRQSLGNADAIAVTRHNLELLLGPNADSDEKDADPIEEDIDVDPSPAEDFLDSDPDDLSQSLAALRCQPMPSSPAPPQRWSLLTGKNLPLLLLAGGTTTALAVMAAEAIKNLGPESTPFEDSPSLDPNEIEDQLADISIQPFASPETESSGSGPSFSPSPQPPSPPVRPSHPPQALPDIVTTAYGQAVQIVPLQNDRDRDGNPLAIVALQQPLQGRVQVHGDGSLTYTPAPRFSGSERFEYTVSDGDHTAKGLVEVAVAAPEPIQAFDDFVQTAYGQPVRITPLHNDRDPRGQALQITEVTAPAHGRVERQSDGSLLYRPATQFSGQDGFIYTVSDGDRRAAAAVQIEVLPTVPLQLNHDFVETPQEQPVEIAPLANDRDPLGQPLRLEEVATPAHGRLERLGSNRLRYTPDPGFSGLDTFEYGASNGEQRQQALIEVSVVAAPLEAVNDAVDTAYREAVEIRPLDNDRGDTLRLDTVTPPDHGQLAIDEAAGTITYTPEPDFSGRDRITYTLTDGSQTDTATIAITVLPPPEIQVTDDQITTEVGQAVTLFPLDNDRDPAGEPLELLSVSAPEHGSVTRNDDGSVTYLSEQFVGADRFTYQVQAGHRTATATVAVTVTEPPSEPVTAPLAVAQPAEIDFGSVPYEALVGNGRQQELTIRNQGDAPLQIESLTITSNDPNSPLTVPLQGTMQLPQDTQSPPDPGSTGSSGRGSGSTNGAGGSEGAPSSNGNGAGGGDLI
- the rdgB gene encoding RdgB/HAM1 family non-canonical purine NTP pyrophosphatase; protein product: MVTVVVATGNPGKLKELQAHLADLAWQLTLKPPELEVEETGQTFLENARLKAAQVAQATGQWAIADDSGLEVDALGGAPGIYSARYADSDASRIERVLRELGDRPERGAQFVCALALSRPDGTIALETEGICRGELLLAPRGIGGFGYDPIFYLPALGLTFAEMTSAQKAEHSHRAIAFRQLLPQLKAHPSLT
- a CDS encoding photosystem II protein Y, encoding MDGRVLIVLLPILIAGGWAVFNIGKVAMSQLQEFMNKEA